A window of the Butyricimonas virosa genome harbors these coding sequences:
- the clpP gene encoding ATP-dependent Clp endopeptidase proteolytic subunit ClpP, which yields MFSQDEFKKYATKHKGISSLNLHRFGSTVSSYINPTIIEERQLNVASMDVFSRLMMDRIIFLGVPIDDDVANIIMAQLLFLESADPSKDIQIYFNTPGGSVYAGLGIYDTMQYIQCDVATICTGMAASMGAVLMTAGTKGKRSALQHSRIMIHQPMGGAQGQASDIEITAREIMKLKKELYQIIADHSGNSIKKVEKDSDRDYWMTATEAKEYGMIDTVLIREHK from the coding sequence ATGTTTTCACAGGACGAATTTAAAAAATATGCAACCAAGCATAAAGGGATCAGCAGTTTGAACCTTCACCGGTTTGGATCTACGGTCTCCAGCTATATAAATCCGACAATTATAGAGGAACGCCAGTTAAACGTGGCGAGTATGGACGTATTTTCCCGGTTAATGATGGATCGGATTATTTTCCTCGGAGTACCCATTGATGACGATGTTGCCAACATTATCATGGCACAATTATTATTCTTGGAGTCGGCTGACCCGAGCAAGGATATTCAAATTTATTTCAACACTCCAGGTGGCTCGGTTTACGCCGGATTAGGTATTTACGACACAATGCAATACATACAATGTGACGTGGCAACCATCTGTACCGGAATGGCCGCATCCATGGGTGCCGTGCTGATGACCGCCGGCACGAAAGGCAAGCGTTCCGCCTTACAACATTCGCGTATCATGATCCACCAACCTATGGGTGGAGCCCAAGGACAAGCCTCTGATATTGAAATCACGGCCCGCGAGATCATGAAACTAAAAAAAGAACTTTACCAAATCATCGCCGATCATTCCGGAAACTCGATCAAGAAAGTAGAAAAAGACTCTGACCGCGATTACTGGATGACTGCAACTGAAGCCAAAGAATACGGGATGATTGACACGGTATTAATTCGAGAACACAAATAA